The following proteins are encoded in a genomic region of Thermodesulfobacteriota bacterium:
- the larA gene encoding nickel-dependent lactate racemase, with protein sequence MDLFINYEGKKLGFSIPEGWQVISSDDRPPQTGLKDPIEEIRRALDHPIGSPRIEELVRPGMEVVLLFDDLQRPTPAHLALPEMMNRLNRAGIPDERMIGICALGTHPIPALQQLEQKVGKEVSVRLKGRLLAHDPHAPDQVIIGKTHRGTLIELNRYVASADLILGVGECMPHPIAGFGGGFKIIMPGVCSYRSVADHHFHWMRHRNSRVNLLEGNYFFEEIVEAGRLSRMAFKLDLVINEKKEILRGFAGDPVAEHLEASRFASSLYTVSLPKLADVTITSAYPLEIGVQATKALTMASFCTRSGGAIIWVAPQKQAGAILPLIEEMGSPESANGFHRRLITGDVPEHLRSFGISYIMQVVYFKELAEKFNVVHVTEGLSEDLVRRMKFSFAPSIQEAIAQVSQKMDRADVAVFPSGGNIIPLVI encoded by the coding sequence ATGGACCTTTTTATCAATTACGAAGGCAAAAAATTAGGATTTTCAATCCCTGAAGGATGGCAGGTGATCTCCTCGGATGACCGACCACCTCAGACGGGCCTGAAGGACCCCATCGAAGAGATTCGACGGGCCCTTGACCACCCGATTGGCTCGCCAAGGATCGAAGAGCTTGTCCGGCCAGGGATGGAGGTCGTACTACTCTTTGACGACCTGCAGAGACCGACGCCAGCCCATCTCGCCCTGCCCGAGATGATGAACCGCCTGAACCGCGCCGGGATACCGGACGAACGGATGATCGGAATCTGTGCCCTCGGAACCCATCCGATTCCCGCCCTCCAACAGCTCGAGCAGAAGGTAGGCAAAGAGGTTTCGGTCCGGCTCAAGGGCCGCCTTCTCGCCCACGATCCCCATGCCCCTGATCAGGTGATTATTGGTAAAACCCACAGAGGGACGCTCATCGAGCTGAACCGCTATGTGGCCTCTGCCGATTTGATCCTCGGCGTCGGAGAGTGTATGCCCCACCCCATAGCGGGCTTTGGAGGAGGGTTTAAGATCATCATGCCAGGAGTTTGCTCCTACCGTTCCGTTGCCGATCACCATTTTCACTGGATGCGACACCGAAACAGCAGGGTCAACCTCCTCGAGGGGAATTACTTCTTCGAAGAGATCGTCGAGGCCGGCCGGCTCTCCAGGATGGCTTTTAAACTCGACCTGGTCATCAACGAGAAGAAGGAGATCCTCAGGGGGTTTGCAGGAGACCCGGTAGCGGAACACCTGGAGGCCTCCCGATTCGCCTCCTCTCTCTATACGGTGTCCCTTCCCAAATTGGCCGATGTGACCATCACCTCGGCTTACCCCCTCGAAATCGGCGTGCAGGCTACAAAGGCCTTGACCATGGCCAGTTTTTGCACCCGTTCGGGAGGGGCCATCATCTGGGTAGCTCCCCAGAAGCAGGCAGGAGCGATCTTGCCCCTCATCGAAGAGATGGGAAGTCCTGAGAGCGCCAATGGCTTTCACAGAAGGCTGATCACGGGAGACGTTCCGGAACACCTCCGTTCCTTCGGGATCTCTTACATCATGCAGGTCGTCTACTTTAAAGAGTTGGCCGAGAAATTCAATGTGGTCCACGTGACCGAAGGGCTTTCAGAAGATCTGGTGCGGAGGATGAAATTCTCCTTCGCCCCCTCCATACAGGAGGCCATCGCGCAGGTCTCTCAAAAGATGGACCGGGCCGATGTCGCGGTCTTTCCCTCCGGCGGGAACATCATCCCCCTCGTCATTTGA
- a CDS encoding TRAP transporter substrate-binding protein yields the protein MKKRIPWFIVVSMAIVLSIGGIGRSGIPVAYGQAVKPVELKWGHFVPTSHAMHAEVIEPWAKEVEKATEGRVKITIYPGATLAKPGDLYDSAITAIADFVYTLPAYSPGKFPLTEGLELPFLFSSAKHVTETLYGLWERIPEFRKEYGETKMCWIWAGDPGQLFTKKPVRTMADLKGMKIRVHGPATKDLATAFGASPITSPVGEQYEMLKRGVIDGVFTPWSASLHFRLYEVTSHATIMNAYVPIMVSVMNKESFEKLSPKDKKILEEMMGKKVAIKGAMIYDDLALKSIETHKKAGIQIIELPPAEMEKWRSAADPLYKGWITKTEGKGLPGKRFFDEMVKLSKEFGSK from the coding sequence ATGAAAAAGAGGATACCTTGGTTCATCGTCGTTTCAATGGCCATAGTTCTAAGCATCGGAGGAATCGGGCGGTCCGGGATTCCGGTGGCCTATGGACAGGCGGTCAAGCCGGTGGAACTGAAATGGGGCCACTTCGTTCCCACCTCACATGCCATGCATGCCGAGGTGATCGAACCCTGGGCCAAGGAGGTGGAGAAGGCGACCGAAGGGAGGGTGAAGATCACCATATATCCCGGGGCGACCTTAGCCAAGCCCGGTGACCTCTATGATTCCGCCATCACGGCCATCGCCGACTTTGTCTATACCCTGCCCGCCTATTCTCCAGGAAAATTCCCCCTGACCGAGGGCTTGGAGCTCCCCTTTCTCTTCAGTTCTGCCAAGCATGTGACCGAGACCCTCTACGGGCTCTGGGAGAGGATCCCTGAGTTCAGGAAAGAGTACGGCGAGACGAAGATGTGCTGGATCTGGGCCGGAGATCCCGGACAGCTCTTCACGAAGAAACCGGTTCGCACCATGGCCGATCTGAAAGGAATGAAGATCCGGGTCCATGGCCCGGCCACGAAAGATCTGGCCACAGCCTTCGGGGCCTCGCCCATCACCTCGCCCGTGGGCGAACAGTATGAGATGTTGAAACGGGGTGTGATCGATGGGGTCTTCACCCCGTGGTCGGCGAGCCTTCACTTCAGGCTCTACGAAGTGACCTCTCATGCCACGATCATGAACGCCTATGTCCCCATTATGGTCTCGGTCATGAACAAAGAGAGTTTTGAGAAACTTTCGCCGAAAGACAAGAAGATCCTCGAGGAGATGATGGGCAAGAAAGTGGCGATCAAAGGGGCCATGATCTACGATGACCTCGCCCTGAAGTCGATCGAGACCCACAAGAAGGCGGGCATCCAGATCATCGAGCTTCCTCCCGCGGAGATGGAGAAATGGAGGTCGGCTGCGGACCCCTTGTACAAAGGTTGGATCACGAAGACGGAAGGGAAGGGCCTTCCTGGAAAGAGGTTCTTTGACGAGATGGTGAAGCTCAGCAAGGAATTTGGATCTAAATAA
- a CDS encoding TRAP transporter large permease, with protein MSPEIAGLVGIVLFFVVLAFRMPIGLSMLFVGLLGFAYLSSPKATLAKLGMDAFASASVHALSVIPLFVLMGLFLLHAGLGREIYKALDAWLGRVKGGLAMATIGACGVFGALSGSIIATVATFTAVALPEMRRYKYRDILSTGCIAAGGGVDILIPPSTVLVLYGILTYESIGKLLIGGILPGILLAFLFIGTIYLWVRIDPSLAPLAPRERMRFSEKVRLSARLYPIACLFLIAMGGIYLGVFTPTEAAAIGAFGALIYSLVTRHLTREGFYNALKEAASVTGMLFLILIGAGMFGRFITVSKIPMALSSFVASLEVSPYVVLMGIYLFYILLGCFVEGLAILALTVPVIYPLVISLGFDGVWFGVVLIIMISIGTLTPPVGICVYVTAGVAKDVPLGTIFKGAVPFWVAKIVLAILLTVFPEIVTFLPSLMK; from the coding sequence ATGAGCCCCGAAATCGCCGGCCTTGTGGGAATCGTTCTCTTTTTCGTGGTCCTGGCCTTCCGGATGCCGATCGGCCTCTCCATGCTCTTCGTGGGGCTTCTCGGGTTTGCCTATCTCAGCAGTCCCAAGGCCACCCTGGCCAAATTGGGGATGGATGCCTTTGCGAGCGCAAGCGTCCACGCCCTCAGCGTCATCCCGCTCTTCGTCCTGATGGGGCTCTTTCTCCTCCATGCCGGGTTAGGCCGCGAGATCTACAAGGCCCTGGATGCCTGGCTTGGCCGGGTGAAGGGAGGCCTGGCGATGGCGACCATCGGCGCCTGCGGCGTCTTCGGAGCCCTCTCCGGGTCGATCATCGCCACCGTCGCCACCTTCACCGCGGTCGCCCTTCCCGAGATGCGACGCTACAAATATAGAGATATCCTGAGCACAGGATGTATCGCGGCAGGAGGGGGCGTCGATATCCTCATCCCCCCGAGCACCGTCCTCGTCCTTTACGGCATCCTCACCTACGAATCGATCGGAAAACTCCTGATCGGAGGGATCCTTCCGGGCATTCTCCTCGCCTTCCTTTTTATCGGGACCATCTACCTCTGGGTCAGGATCGATCCCAGCCTGGCTCCCCTCGCCCCCAGGGAGAGGATGAGATTCTCCGAGAAGGTGAGGCTTTCGGCAAGGTTGTATCCCATTGCTTGCTTGTTCCTCATCGCCATGGGAGGCATCTATTTAGGGGTCTTCACCCCAACCGAAGCGGCGGCCATCGGGGCCTTCGGCGCATTGATCTATTCTTTGGTTACACGACACTTAACACGCGAAGGGTTTTATAACGCCCTCAAAGAAGCGGCGAGCGTGACCGGGATGCTCTTTCTCATCCTGATCGGCGCGGGGATGTTCGGAAGATTCATCACGGTGAGCAAGATCCCCATGGCCCTTTCTTCTTTTGTGGCCAGCCTTGAGGTCTCTCCTTATGTCGTGCTGATGGGGATTTATCTCTTTTATATCCTTCTCGGCTGTTTTGTGGAGGGTTTGGCCATCCTCGCCCTCACCGTCCCGGTCATCTACCCCCTTGTCATCAGCCTGGGTTTCGATGGGGTTTGGTTCGGCGTGGTGCTGATCATCATGATCAGCATCGGCACCCTGACGCCCCCGGTAGGCATATGTGTCTATGTGACCGCGGGCGTGGCCAAAGACGTTCCTCTTGGAACGATCTTTAAGGGGGCGGTTCCCTTCTGGGTCGCCAAGATCGTCTTGGCGATCCTCCTCACCGTTTTCCCCGAGATCGTGACGTTCCTTCCCAGCTTGATGAAATAA
- a CDS encoding NAD(P)-binding protein, whose product MKGSVEATEFVIPISYESTELIETGKWGFQKPETLFSLAPCMEACPAGNPIASFIHAVGEGRFEEALEMILKENPFPGVCGRVCYHPCEAGCNRTQFDQPVSINALERYLFDVTASWTPPWNPPAYNDPKRVAIVGAGPAGLSCAYFLALLGHRVTLFEAKGEPGGVLRWGIPDYRLPKSVLRKEIDRILRSGVELKTGLTVGRDLPFEALKDYDALFLSIGAGRSLSLGIGEDGVAKVWRGIDFLARINSGQRLRPGREVVVVGGGNTAMDVARSARRLGSSVTVAYRRTRREMPALPEEVEEAEQEGVRFQFLLQPMEVKTLKNGRLRIKFQRMKLRKTPKEDRPRPVPVQGSFFSMEADRLITALGEGVDLSWLPPEMAFQGFLRPSALFEDGRTKVFAGGDAIDQPRSVVMAISSGKKAAIAIDLSFRGFDPEEVFSKIRIGSKGAVSMEAYLRGRETGIWEEPRGVVLYDQLNPIFFSPSERVSPKRIDPSKALKGFSEVRVGFSSDEARQSALRCFSCGTCNYCYNCYYFCPEGIVTFEPLRRIRKVDLDHCKGCGTCARACPRHVIQMRLIS is encoded by the coding sequence ATGAAAGGGTCTGTTGAGGCGACGGAATTCGTCATTCCCATCTCTTATGAGAGCACCGAGCTCATTGAAACCGGCAAGTGGGGGTTTCAGAAACCCGAAACCCTTTTTTCCCTCGCGCCCTGCATGGAGGCCTGCCCAGCGGGAAACCCCATCGCCTCCTTCATCCATGCGGTAGGAGAGGGACGTTTCGAGGAGGCCCTCGAAATGATCTTGAAGGAGAATCCCTTCCCAGGAGTCTGCGGGAGGGTCTGTTACCATCCCTGCGAAGCCGGGTGCAATCGCACCCAGTTTGATCAACCCGTCTCCATCAATGCCCTCGAGAGGTATCTCTTCGATGTCACCGCCAGCTGGACTCCTCCTTGGAACCCTCCGGCCTATAACGATCCCAAAAGGGTCGCCATCGTCGGAGCAGGCCCCGCAGGTCTCTCCTGCGCCTATTTCCTCGCCCTGCTTGGCCACCGGGTGACCCTCTTTGAGGCGAAGGGCGAGCCAGGTGGGGTCCTTCGATGGGGGATCCCTGACTACCGTCTTCCCAAGTCAGTCCTGAGGAAGGAGATCGATAGGATTCTGAGATCAGGAGTCGAGCTGAAAACTGGCCTGACCGTGGGCAGGGATCTTCCTTTCGAGGCCTTAAAGGATTACGACGCCCTCTTCCTCTCGATCGGCGCGGGCAGGAGCCTTTCGCTCGGGATCGGAGAGGATGGGGTCGCGAAGGTCTGGCGAGGGATTGATTTCCTTGCACGGATCAATTCCGGCCAACGCCTAAGACCCGGAAGGGAGGTGGTCGTGGTCGGAGGCGGGAACACGGCGATGGATGTCGCTCGTTCCGCCAGGCGCCTCGGCTCCTCCGTGACCGTTGCCTATCGACGGACGAGAAGGGAGATGCCTGCCCTTCCGGAAGAGGTGGAGGAGGCCGAACAGGAAGGGGTCCGATTCCAATTTCTCCTCCAGCCCATGGAGGTGAAGACCCTTAAAAACGGCAGACTCCGCATCAAGTTCCAACGCATGAAGCTGAGGAAAACCCCCAAGGAGGATCGTCCGAGGCCCGTTCCCGTCCAGGGAAGTTTCTTCTCGATGGAGGCTGACCGGCTCATCACCGCCCTCGGGGAGGGAGTCGATCTCTCTTGGCTTCCTCCGGAGATGGCCTTCCAGGGATTCCTCAGGCCTTCGGCCCTTTTCGAAGACGGGAGGACGAAGGTCTTTGCGGGCGGCGATGCCATCGATCAGCCCAGGAGCGTGGTCATGGCCATCTCCTCCGGGAAGAAGGCGGCCATTGCCATCGATCTCTCCTTCAGAGGGTTCGATCCTGAGGAGGTCTTTTCGAAGATCCGGATCGGATCGAAAGGAGCGGTTTCGATGGAGGCCTACCTCAGAGGGAGGGAGACGGGGATCTGGGAGGAACCCCGAGGGGTGGTCCTTTACGATCAGCTCAATCCGATCTTCTTTTCCCCCTCGGAGAGGGTCTCTCCCAAGCGGATCGATCCCAGCAAGGCCCTGAAGGGGTTTTCAGAGGTGCGGGTCGGATTCTCCTCCGATGAGGCGAGGCAGTCTGCCCTGAGATGTTTTTCGTGCGGGACATGCAATTATTGCTATAACTGTTACTACTTCTGTCCGGAGGGGATCGTCACCTTCGAACCCCTTCGACGAATCCGAAAGGTCGACCTCGATCATTGCAAAGGGTGTGGCACCTGTGCGAGGGCCTGTCCGAGACATGTCATCCAGATGAGGCTGATCTCATGA
- a CDS encoding TRAP transporter small permease, giving the protein MSFLKIARRVERAVYPVVGAVHKVGLGLLIAMMLLTVVDVIGRKFFDSPITGSYELTEFMLALIVFFSVGYTQIQKGHIAMEALVSRFSSRAQALTDSIVYLISIGLGGLLTWQLVAHAKRTYLGKHETGVLHLPLYPFLLAAAFGCLLYSLVLLVDFLLSLEKARKP; this is encoded by the coding sequence ATGTCCTTCCTGAAGATCGCAAGGCGTGTGGAACGGGCCGTCTATCCCGTCGTGGGGGCCGTCCATAAAGTCGGGTTAGGACTGCTCATCGCGATGATGCTCCTGACCGTGGTCGATGTGATCGGGCGAAAGTTTTTTGACTCGCCCATCACAGGGTCTTATGAGCTGACCGAGTTCATGCTGGCCCTCATCGTCTTTTTTTCGGTGGGCTATACCCAGATCCAGAAAGGACATATCGCCATGGAGGCACTGGTCTCGAGGTTCTCTTCGAGGGCCCAGGCCCTTACCGATAGCATCGTCTATCTGATCAGCATCGGATTGGGAGGGTTGCTGACCTGGCAGTTGGTGGCCCATGCGAAACGGACCTACCTCGGAAAACATGAGACGGGCGTGCTTCACCTGCCCCTCTACCCCTTTCTCCTGGCTGCCGCCTTCGGTTGTTTGCTCTACAGCCTGGTGCTGCTGGTCGATTTTCTTCTCTCCCTGGAGAAAGCGAGGAAACCATGA
- a CDS encoding 2-oxoacid:acceptor oxidoreductase family protein: MIEIKFKGRGGQGVVVASEILGKALFEEGKYPQCFSLFGSERRGAPVFGFLRVDQKPILLKCQIRRPDHLVIFDQSLLDEAEVLQELKPGGTLLVNTEREIDAFERLRQYHIGLIDVGPIARKAGIGAVWNTAILGAYASLTHLVKKETLIEVIRKTISTKIESNLEAFEEAYDKVKTYERVC; the protein is encoded by the coding sequence ATGATCGAGATCAAGTTTAAAGGGAGAGGGGGGCAGGGGGTGGTCGTCGCCTCTGAGATCTTAGGGAAAGCCCTTTTCGAAGAAGGGAAATATCCCCAGTGTTTTTCCCTCTTCGGATCGGAGAGGCGGGGAGCCCCGGTCTTCGGGTTTCTCCGGGTGGACCAAAAGCCCATCCTCCTGAAATGCCAGATCAGGCGGCCCGATCATCTGGTCATCTTCGATCAGAGCCTGTTGGATGAGGCCGAGGTCCTCCAGGAATTGAAGCCCGGAGGCACGCTTCTGGTCAATACGGAGAGGGAGATCGATGCCTTTGAGAGGCTGAGGCAGTACCATATCGGCCTGATCGATGTGGGACCCATTGCGAGGAAGGCGGGCATCGGAGCCGTATGGAACACCGCCATCCTCGGCGCCTATGCCTCTTTGACCCACCTCGTTAAAAAGGAGACCCTGATCGAGGTCATCCGCAAGACGATCTCCACGAAGATCGAATCGAACCTGGAGGCCTTTGAGGAGGCCTACGATAAGGTGAAAACTTATGAAAGGGTCTGTTGA
- the porA gene encoding pyruvate ferredoxin oxidoreductase, giving the protein MRAFMTGNHAVAHAVKLCRTPLIAAYPITPQTPIYEKLSEWEASGELKGIMMRTESEHSAMASCIAASLTGVRTFTATSSQGLALMHEMLHFAAGCRVPVVMANVNRIISAPWGFWADQLDSLSQRDTGWIQIYCENGQEALDSVIQAYRIAERVYLPAMISLEAFFVSHFMEPVEVPEQEKVDQFLPPLDLPHRFDMDKPGFLVPVVPSELYRKYRHMAQLAMDSVKTVGEEVDEEFRRVFGRGYGIIEPVRVEEAEVVLVTAGSITSTARLAIEVMREEGLPIGLLKIRFLRPFPREAIQRVLKGKKKIAVIDRNNSIGGGGIFCQELRAALVHSPDHPQIFSYVAGVGGTDVTPEVIRKIALDALGRKEAVDESIWILEG; this is encoded by the coding sequence ATGAGAGCGTTCATGACCGGAAATCATGCGGTGGCCCATGCGGTCAAACTCTGCAGGACGCCGCTCATCGCCGCCTATCCCATCACCCCTCAAACGCCCATTTACGAGAAGCTCTCCGAATGGGAGGCCTCGGGCGAGCTCAAAGGGATCATGATGCGAACCGAATCGGAGCATTCGGCCATGGCCTCCTGCATCGCGGCCTCATTGACGGGGGTTCGGACCTTCACGGCCACCTCTTCCCAGGGGCTCGCCCTCATGCACGAGATGCTCCACTTTGCGGCGGGCTGCCGGGTCCCTGTCGTCATGGCCAACGTCAACCGGATCATCTCCGCCCCCTGGGGGTTTTGGGCAGACCAGCTCGATAGTCTCTCCCAGAGGGATACCGGGTGGATCCAGATCTATTGCGAAAATGGACAGGAGGCGCTTGACAGCGTGATCCAGGCCTACCGGATCGCCGAGCGGGTCTATCTCCCTGCTATGATCTCCCTGGAGGCCTTCTTCGTCTCCCATTTTATGGAGCCGGTCGAGGTCCCGGAGCAGGAGAAGGTCGATCAATTCCTTCCTCCCCTCGATCTCCCCCATCGATTCGATATGGATAAACCAGGATTTTTAGTTCCGGTCGTCCCTTCGGAGTTGTACCGGAAGTATCGCCATATGGCCCAGCTCGCCATGGATTCGGTGAAGACGGTCGGGGAGGAGGTGGATGAGGAATTCAGGAGGGTCTTTGGAAGGGGCTACGGGATCATCGAACCCGTGAGGGTGGAGGAGGCCGAGGTCGTCCTCGTGACGGCCGGGTCGATCACCTCCACGGCGAGATTGGCCATCGAGGTCATGCGGGAAGAAGGGTTACCCATCGGGCTTCTCAAGATCCGCTTTTTGAGGCCCTTTCCGAGAGAGGCGATCCAACGGGTTTTGAAAGGGAAGAAGAAGATCGCGGTGATCGATCGAAACAACTCGATCGGAGGAGGCGGGATCTTCTGTCAGGAGCTGCGGGCGGCCCTGGTCCACTCGCCGGATCATCCTCAGATCTTCAGTTACGTGGCCGGGGTCGGAGGGACGGATGTCACGCCGGAGGTGATCCGGAAGATCGCCCTCGATGCGCTCGGCCGGAAAGAGGCGGTGGACGAGTCGATTTGGATCTTGGAAGGGTGA
- a CDS encoding thiamine pyrophosphate-dependent enzyme — protein MVISEQEAKLLRPGHAACAGCGLAVAMRLVLEAMGPKTIAVIVPSCEGSIGGLYPITAYGVPTFHSAFEIAAPTAAGIANALKIQGREDIQALAFAGDGGTYDIGLAALSGVTKNNEDIIYVCLDNEGYMNTGIQVSSSTPSFAWTGTTPKGNPRRKKNIMEIMAAHYNPYSATATIGFPQDLQRKVIKAKGIRGTKFLHLLTPCPTGWRMAPDLSPEISILAVETNIFPLYEVEDGVRYTINHEPRRLPVEAYLKRQGRFQHITEREIRRIQRDVDEEWKKLKWRAEQSVRREEEEE, from the coding sequence ATGGTGATTTCTGAGCAAGAGGCCAAGTTGTTGAGGCCGGGCCATGCGGCCTGCGCCGGTTGCGGTTTGGCGGTCGCGATGAGGCTCGTCCTCGAGGCGATGGGGCCCAAGACGATCGCGGTCATCGTCCCCTCCTGCGAAGGATCGATCGGAGGGCTTTACCCCATCACCGCCTATGGAGTGCCCACCTTCCATTCCGCCTTCGAGATTGCCGCGCCCACCGCAGCCGGGATTGCCAATGCCCTGAAGATCCAGGGAAGGGAGGACATTCAGGCCCTGGCCTTCGCGGGAGATGGAGGGACGTATGACATCGGACTGGCTGCTCTTTCCGGGGTGACGAAGAACAACGAGGATATCATCTACGTCTGTCTCGATAACGAAGGCTATATGAATACGGGCATTCAGGTGAGCTCTTCGACCCCGTCCTTTGCCTGGACCGGGACGACCCCTAAGGGAAATCCGAGGCGAAAGAAAAACATCATGGAGATCATGGCGGCCCATTACAACCCGTATTCCGCAACGGCCACCATCGGGTTTCCCCAGGACCTCCAGAGAAAGGTGATCAAGGCCAAAGGGATCCGCGGGACGAAGTTCCTCCATCTGCTCACCCCTTGTCCTACCGGATGGCGGATGGCCCCGGATCTTTCTCCGGAGATCTCGATCCTCGCCGTGGAGACGAACATCTTTCCCCTCTACGAGGTGGAGGACGGGGTTCGATACACGATCAACCACGAACCCAGGCGGCTCCCGGTGGAGGCCTATCTTAAGAGACAGGGGAGGTTTCAGCATATCACGGAGAGGGAGATCCGGAGGATCCAGAGGGACGTCGACGAGGAATGGAAGAAATTGAAATGGAGGGCAGAGCAGTCGGTCCGGCGAGAGGAGGAGGAAGAATGA
- a CDS encoding GntR family transcriptional regulator has translation MRRLVIKNQKTIRKKVYDYLREKLLSGEIPPHERLIETKIAKEIGTSRTPVREALHNLEIEGLIESIPRVGYVVKSTSEKEVEEICEIRRVIEELAIQWAMGKARDRLIEELKENIAQAESKVASGEVKAFVELDAQFHEIIAKHSGSQRLLELAQTLRRHMLRYRVQSIYLADNVLRAIEGHKRILEAIQRGELSAAKEAIEHHLKQSKIDVLRYAFKEDQHR, from the coding sequence ATGCGAAGGCTTGTCATCAAGAACCAGAAGACGATCCGAAAGAAGGTTTATGACTACCTGCGCGAGAAGCTTCTGAGCGGGGAGATCCCTCCGCATGAGCGGTTGATCGAGACGAAGATCGCAAAAGAGATCGGTACCTCCCGAACCCCGGTCAGAGAGGCCCTTCACAATCTCGAGATCGAGGGGTTGATCGAATCGATCCCGAGGGTGGGCTATGTGGTCAAATCGACGAGCGAAAAGGAGGTAGAGGAGATCTGCGAGATCCGGAGGGTGATCGAAGAACTGGCGATACAGTGGGCCATGGGAAAGGCCCGGGATCGGCTGATCGAAGAGTTGAAAGAGAACATCGCCCAGGCAGAATCGAAGGTCGCCTCCGGAGAGGTGAAGGCCTTTGTGGAATTGGACGCCCAGTTTCACGAGATCATCGCCAAACACAGCGGTAGCCAGCGGCTTCTCGAACTGGCCCAGACGCTGAGACGTCACATGCTCCGTTATCGCGTCCAGAGCATCTACCTGGCAGACAATGTGTTGCGGGCGATCGAGGGCCATAAAAGAATTCTCGAGGCCATCCAAAGGGGTGAGCTTTCGGCGGCGAAGGAGGCGATTGAGCACCACCTGAAACAGTCGAAGATCGATGTCTTGAGGTACGCCTTTAAGGAGGACCAACACCGGTGA